In Comamonadaceae bacterium OS-1, a single window of DNA contains:
- the accD_1 gene encoding acetyl-coenzyme A carboxylase carboxyl transferase subunit beta — protein sequence MSWLEKLLPTKIQRSDPADRRSVPEGLWIKCPSCETVLYKTDLEQNQNVCPTCGHHHRISARARLNVFLDAEGRYELGQEVVPVDPLKFKDSRKYPERIKEAMENTGETDALVVMGGSVHGINVVVACFEFEFMGGSMGSVVGERFVRAVHAAIEQKVPFICFTATGGARMQEGLLSLMQMAKTNASLTRLAKKGLPYISVLTDPTMGGVSAGFAFVGDVVIAEPKALIGFAGPRVIESTVRVTLPEGFQRAEFLQQKGAIDLICNRKELRQTIAHTLAMLLKQPVDAVV from the coding sequence ATGTCTTGGCTTGAAAAACTGCTCCCCACCAAAATCCAGCGCTCCGACCCGGCCGACCGGCGCAGCGTGCCCGAGGGGCTGTGGATCAAATGCCCAAGCTGCGAAACCGTGCTGTACAAGACCGACCTGGAGCAGAACCAGAACGTCTGCCCCACCTGCGGCCACCACCACCGCATCAGCGCCCGCGCACGCCTGAATGTGTTTCTGGATGCCGAAGGCCGCTACGAGCTGGGCCAAGAGGTGGTGCCGGTCGATCCGCTGAAGTTCAAGGACAGCCGCAAGTACCCCGAGCGCATCAAGGAAGCCATGGAAAACACCGGCGAGACCGATGCGCTGGTGGTGATGGGCGGCTCGGTCCACGGCATCAATGTGGTGGTGGCCTGCTTTGAATTTGAATTCATGGGCGGCAGCATGGGCAGCGTGGTGGGCGAGCGCTTTGTACGCGCCGTGCACGCCGCCATCGAGCAAAAGGTGCCGTTCATCTGCTTTACCGCCACCGGCGGCGCGCGCATGCAAGAAGGTTTACTGAGCCTGATGCAAATGGCCAAAACCAATGCGTCACTAACCCGCTTGGCCAAAAAAGGCCTGCCCTACATCAGCGTGCTGACCGACCCGACCATGGGCGGCGTGAGCGCAGGCTTTGCGTTTGTGGGCGACGTGGTGATTGCCGAACCCAAGGCGCTGATCGGCTTTGCCGGCCCCCGCGTGATCGAGTCCACCGTGCGCGTGACCCTGCCCGAGGGCTTCCAGCGGGCCGAGTTCCTGCAGCAAAAGGGTGCGATCGACCTGATCTGTAACCGCAAAGAGCTACGCCAGACCATCGCCCACACCCTGGCCATGCTGCTCAAGCAGCCGGTGGATGCGGTAGTTTAG